The Planktothrix tepida PCC 9214 genome has a segment encoding these proteins:
- a CDS encoding type II secretion system F family protein: MTPREKALFFFQLATLFNSGLTVQQSLTLVGKESYPQLSRYLNKMIAATGRGADLASALALASRYFDRWTIGLIQLGESQGMLPEICYRIAEIEEQQARHQQLYQSVTLAAITTAISIALLVLTLCYLSGLSGQGWFFVLGILAVIGLAIPKIVPRLPLVKKIATARMMLYLGELKLPLSCGMSLLAALELIRAHIPKSEMKATITIALGQIPAEKTLSQSLEGRLPAVALQMIRTGEATGRLDLALQKLTNYYEEELEQTLRRLQSLLVPATIIIAGTVVLLLALQSLKSLLILLPS; encoded by the coding sequence ATGACTCCCCGCGAAAAAGCTCTTTTTTTCTTCCAATTGGCAACATTATTTAACTCCGGCTTAACGGTACAGCAGAGCTTAACTTTGGTGGGGAAAGAAAGCTATCCTCAATTAAGCCGTTATCTCAATAAAATGATAGCAGCAACAGGAAGAGGGGCTGATTTAGCCTCCGCCTTAGCCTTAGCATCCCGATATTTTGACCGTTGGACAATTGGTTTGATCCAACTGGGAGAATCCCAGGGGATGTTACCGGAAATTTGCTATCGAATTGCTGAGATTGAGGAACAACAAGCTCGTCATCAACAACTGTATCAATCTGTCACCCTTGCTGCTATTACTACAGCTATCAGTATTGCCCTGTTGGTACTCACTTTATGTTATTTATCGGGTTTATCGGGTCAGGGGTGGTTTTTCGTGTTGGGAATTTTAGCGGTGATTGGATTGGCGATTCCTAAAATTGTGCCTCGTTTACCCTTGGTGAAAAAAATTGCCACAGCCCGGATGATGTTGTATTTGGGAGAATTAAAATTACCCCTGAGTTGTGGAATGTCGTTGTTAGCCGCATTGGAATTAATTCGCGCTCATATTCCGAAATCGGAAATGAAAGCTACTATTACCATTGCATTAGGTCAAATACCTGCCGAAAAAACCTTGAGTCAAAGCTTAGAAGGGCGTTTACCTGCGGTGGCTTTGCAAATGATCCGCACCGGAGAAGCGACGGGAAGATTAGATTTAGCCTTACAAAAACTCACAAATTACTATGAAGAGGAACTTGAACAAACCTTACGTCGTCTACAGAGTCTTCTCGTTCCTGCCACAATTATTATTGCGGGTACAGTTGTCTTGCTATTAGCACTACAATCTCTAAAATCCCTATTAATTCTGTTACCCAGTTAA